The Bradysia coprophila strain Holo2 unplaced genomic scaffold, BU_Bcop_v1 contig_415, whole genome shotgun sequence genomic sequence AATCACCTTGACAAAGTTTGCACCCGTGAAAGACGGCCTGTATCtctaaaaccaacaaaacacaTTGATGCCATTCAAATGAACAAATATcgattctttatttttattgatcgCGTgttgtaaattgattttacaaatatttttcatccaaatcatttttcatcgtAGGTGCTCGGACCACATTTTTTCGTACGAAATTCCGGTCTCAGTATATAATTGATCATGCCGCACATGATGTAAATCAACGACATTGTACCAGTAGACCACCCTAGGCAGAAATTGGTGGTATGGAACGACTCGAGCCGAAGCATTTCCCtgaaataacaaataatttttttgttaagaaacTGACTGAATGTGAGTTAAATCGAATTGTTCTTGGTATCTTTAAAAGTTAGATCAGATAAATAAGCTTCGTTAAATCACAACGATTCATAAGAGATGTCAGAAAGTTAAGAATGCATAATGTTCATCACGTTGTAACTTTTTTAAGATTCTTGGAATGATGTCGGAATAAAAAGCAATTTGATACTCACATTGATTACTATTTCAGCCCATCGTGCGCACACCACCGTGTTATATCAGCACCCGATTACGGTAAAATATTGCTCCGAATCGTCCATATCGGATCGGCTATACGTGTCCTGTAAAagacgaaaacatttttaattaaagaatAATGATTTTACGACTTTTCGTGATCTTGATCTCTGATGTTTGCTGTTCAAAGTCAGTTAGAGCTAATACATGAAAACGGGTTTTATAATCACTGGATTTTCATTACGTTCTTTCATCATAGGAACATTCAATTGTGTTtgcaaaaaagattttgatagaGGATCGTCACTTACCTCGTCTGCACAACGGTGAACAGCCAACTATTCATTTATATCGATCCTCTTGTGTTACCTGGaaagatttttaattgttaatttcgattaaaacattttccggtCATTTACAATCGGCTCTGGGGCCATTTAAAGTAAGGTAGAGCATTATTCGAAGATCTGGAGACCGATTCAACAATTTCGTTGAACGGCACTATGACTCAAAACGATGGTTTTTAGTCTTGGCACTATTGGAGTATCACAGACTTTATCGGAAAGAATGTTCATTAACCAAATGTATGCCGCAAAGGCAGCTATGACAAAATCATTACTTACCACGCGGTTTCACATTATCGAGCTGAGTAACATGCCTTCCACACCGACGAATGCAACACATTTCGATCCTGGAATGAataataaaacgttttgattAATGGTCCGAATTGTGCAAGAGGAGATTGCATTCAACATTCCACGTGTGTTTAGAGTATTTGTTCTATCAAAAAAAGTTTGGCGGAATTGCTTGACGTCCgtcaattgaataattttttggtagaaTTACTTTGGCATTCGTTAACTAGAATAATAATCGTAAGGTATAATTATTCTCCAGATGaatgcgaaatttttgatttttccaaaaagagGTTATGTTGAGCTCGGAAATATATTCAGCTAAAATATTACCTCCACCATGCTTGCGCTGCGGTTGTTTATTCACGAAATACTTTCTCATCAAATATAAAGATCTAATTCAAAACTCAATTCGATTTGCTTTTAATTCACGTGGTTTTTTAAAGAATGTTCACTGAGGACTGGTACCATATATATGGTCTTCACCATCTAACTTTATAAAATTCCGGATGCACGCCAGAATCCAATAGAAATGTCAATCGAGAATCCATCTCCAAACCTGCTTCTCGAAAATCGAAATCccactaaaaataattttaagaaaaagtgtaTATAGACcatatagactgttatgatcagagcgagaaaaccgaagactagttattatcaaggtaaatatagtgtagaggtaatgccattcagacgcgcgacctagcacataagttcgatgccagtgacatctttttttaaaatggttgactacgatttacttgtatttcacaaaaatattttcactatctcacaacagatggcccgattttctattccattttttgctttcaacgaagggatgagatggcgtttgtatcgaactttcgtgacaccgcacatctgattcgattatgtatggcattacctcctcactatatttaccttggttatTATTATATAACTTGcattggggtacttgtcaaagaatacagtgtttaaggagagcgaaaaccagttaaatttaattggtctcggggacagctgtcaaatattcatcaatgaaaaaagaaattgagagttgagcccagtttaaatttgtatgtgtgactttgacgtgtgaccccgaaaccagtttaaacaaagtggtcaaaaatcgctctccttaaacactgtattCGCTTCTGTATTCgtgttacgttgagagcgagaggacagaagaccagtttatcataacttgccttggggtccttgtcaaaatatctctttctctttcatcataacactctattctAACCATCCCAACTGACGTAACATTTTTGGTACAggtcaaagtatataaaacaCTGAAGGCATGTACTGCAGAccctcaaaaatttctttttcgttcaTCATAATACTATATATACctttatgatcagagcgagagttccgaagaccagttaattataacttgtcTTACGttactttttgttacaaatttttatataaatgttTGACACAtcccccaaggcaagttaaaagaACTGGTCCAAATATCCTTCTCTTTCCATCATAGCATTTGGGTCATATGAAATTGCTGCAAGTAATAGATATTTACATCCCACGGCGCGAACAcatgaattttcattatgTGTGTAAGTTCATTATAACAATGCTTCGAAATacgtcaaaatgaaaaaaatcgcACTAGGACAGTACcgtattttgtttgtttgcgtccaaaaaatacaaaaatcagtTTGAGCGAGACGGTATTGAGTCGTTTTCTAACCTCaagcaaacaaaaactttttcgttttgaGAACCTCCTAGACAActcttaaaaaataaattaaaatattcactGGGATTACAGTGTTATTTCATGTGGGTcgcttaaatattttgacataagtTTGATGACGTTTTCGGGACGTgtagaatttaatttcaccGTACAAGTGTTGGAATAAGACCGACGTGTCAGCTAGCTTGAAGTAAAATCTCATTACTGCTTCGATTCAAGTCTCTTGCAAGCACATAAATAAAACAGTTGCGCTATTTCGTCCAAAAGTCTGAATTCTAATTTAAAATGGTTAGTTTTGCtcatttgttattttattttgtgactAAAAAATCGAGCAGCATTCCTATTGTGCGACAATGGAATGGAAACCTATAATTTACCCAAATTGTGTTCTAAATGTTGCTTCAATTTTTACAGCCTGTGCCAGCAAGTTCAACAACTGTCGGAAGTGGGACTCGATCACCCAGCAAACTAACAGCTCCTCGTGCAAGTGCCGGTGGAAGTAATCTGAAGCAACGGAAGACCACAACCACTACAGCAGCCAGAAATCGTACAACTGGCACTGGTTCTGGTGGTATGTGGAGATTCTACACAGACGACTCACCCGGAATTAAAGTGTAAGTGGTTAACAGTTTAAAGGATCTGAACAGGCTCGtttataattcaaattttggtcaatttaCAGAGGTCCAGTCCCAGTTCTTGTGATGTCGCTCGTCTTTATTGCTTCCGTATTTATGCTACACATTTGGGGCAAATACACTCGCgcttaaaaacaacaacttttttttcgtttgtatCTATCGCATAGAATATTATTCCAATCAATCATTCTCCTTGGTTTCTAattacgtttttctttttgtatttttcattCGGAAGTGTATGATGAGTAAATGAATTGTTGTCCGGCTACGTACAATGAACAAGATATTTATCAttaaataaggaaaaaaattgaaaaagagtgCATTTTCTGTGTTAACACTGTGACCAGTTGACTGATGGATTAGACTGCCACGCAATAAGATTTCACATCATGCTGTGTTAGCCCTTTATGTTTACCTGTGACAAGCTATTAAACTTCGTGACTAGAATGTTCcaaatgaacgaaaataaGCGAAGAACACTGGTCAATGCCGCCTTATTATAGGAAATTCGAATATTTCATATCCAATGAATTGATTAGAACATTCGATCATTATGTTGATTTCCAACTGTGACGGAACAGGGATGATGAGACTGTAATATTTTGGTTGTCGAGATTCATTGCACTGAAAAAATGACAACACAGCGAAACACAGAAACAGCGAGTTTCGGAAGAAGCGGTGAGTAGTCGCCGATTCGCCATGAACATACCTTTTCATCAGGAGATTGtcgttttttaacattttgtagaaaGGAATATTTCTTGGACGAAAGGTTAAAAGGGCGAGAAGACGACCTCTTGAAGTAAAGGTGAGCTAATGAAGAATCGTCTACTACTATCCTCTTTTTCAGGAATTCTCCGTTTCTTCAAAAAGTTATCGTTTCTCGTGTCGTCGATTTTTCAGTGCAATTCAAGGTACACGAACGACTTGGTTCTATTAGTTGACAATTCTTTTTCGGAGTAATTTCAACTTGAGTCTCGATCTTAACTTAAGATCCTTCATCCTTAGAGCTTCCAAATCACTTTTAAGGTGAAATAAGCGAATCACGGTCGTGAAATTGAATATTCAAGAGATGCACTTGAAACACATAAAGGGAATGCTGCAATTAACGTCTATGTTGCGTTGCCCTTGGCATGAAAAGATTCGTTATTGCCTGTCAATCATTGGCGAACCCattatatatcaaaaataagtaCCACACGCAGTGTGCCTGGAATAAAAcgttatttttttattgctcaATATCAGCTCcatatattttcattattcataGAGATTCATAGAGATCACAAATACACAGCGAAATAATCGACAATCGACACACTCAATTCTTTTGATAGATTTGAAGTCAACGATTGAGTATTATTTTAATGGCCAATTTAATTGCCACAAATACTTATTTAAAcgaacaaaatacaaaataaatacagaaaaattggCTAACAACGAACCATCATTACACAAAAGAGAGCTACATATACACAAAACACTACATTATACGGAAATTGGATCTATCTAATCGGCTTTCTTGTCTTTATCGGATTTAACGGCTTCTTCTGCTGATGCTTCACGGCCGGCTTCTTCTGCTGATGCATCACGGTCAGCTTCTTCTTCTGATGCATCGCGACCGGCTGCTTCTGCTGATGCATCACGATCAGCTTCCTCTGCTGATGCATCACGATCGGCTTCTTCAGCTGATGCATCACGATCGACTTCTTCTGCTGATGTATCACGATCGGCTGGTGGCGGTAGGATTGCCACTGTTTTGGTAGCCTCGTCTTCCATCTCCTTGGAGAAACCAAATTCGTTGACACGCTTGTGATCGACCTTGTAGATCCAGCGCTGGtacaaaaagatgaaaaagaCGATGTCTGTAACAAAACGAATGAAAGGGAAATCATCGACCCATTTCgcttatttaacaaaaaaaaaaatatttaccatCTCGGAAGCAACCCAGACGATACAACGTGGGCATTTTGATGACAAATGCGAATATGTCATCGATGAATGTGTTCAGAAATTTGTAGCTCATCATTCTCCATGGCAAATGTGCCACAGATTTCATTTTGTAGTTGATGAACAGCTGGGGTGTCATCATTATGAATCCGAATGTCAACAGGAAACCGTACAACATATTCAAGACGAACGAATACCAGCCTTTGTGCTCATTGAAATAAACCGAGTAAACGCCATACCCAATCAGTAGCGGAAAACATAACCAGCCAAGATATTTAAAGGCCAGATTGTCATACACTTTCGTACTGGAGTCTACGTACGAACCTTTGTCTGTGAATGAGATACGTGGCAAGATACCGAACAGACGATCCTCTTTATTCAGTTTAACGTCGAcgactttttgaattttccaaacTTCGATGCCCAAGCCAATGAAACAGCTCACACGAATCATGTAATTAGTTTCACTGTCCAACACATACAACAGCACGATCAACGATTGAAAAACGCCGAAAAATACCGAACGCACTGACAGTCCTTCCAGAGATTTGCGATTGTTCCAGAATTGGATGTCATTTTTGAATGCCAGCAACTCGAAAACACTATGCAGAATGGATATCATGATCGTCATGCCGAGCAGGTACGGATTTGTTTCCAGCAGTGTCTCTTTGATAGAATCTTGATCTTCTTCTGGTTCTTCGCCAGTACTGAACGTATCGCCTAGAATATTTCCTGCCCATTTACCCTTCATTGCTTGCGCCGCATACAGTTGCCACTTGAACATTGACAACGGCTGGAATGTCACATACAGACTCAGGGTTTTGACGGTGGAATTAATTGGCTGATAATCGCGCAACATATTCCAGTAATCGTTGGCAAACAGAATGGGATAGTATGTCTTTCCACTCGCATCGAACGTGACATACTCGTCGAGTGGTTGTGGCACCGATCCTCGCACCCAATTCGTTTCATCCGTGACCAAATTTAGCGTTAAGTTCGGATGCCAGTGAGATGTTATCTCGTTGGACATGATCTGTGACTTACGAATCTCCTCCTCTGTTCTGCTTGTTTCTCCGGTCAACAAATTGTGTGTCTTCGTGAACCGAATCTTTTTGAATTTGTTCAATTGCCGTCGAATGTAACCCATCTTCTTTCCAGCAAATGAGCTGCCCGTTTTCGGGTCTGGACTCATGCCGAATTTCGTTACGTACGCGTGCATGTACACGGTGCCGTTGTTTTGCAGCTTTGGTGATGCACGGATTTTGCACTCATGTGTGTAGGATCCATCACCGTTGCTGCCACTCCACCAATCGCCGAAAActgaagaaaaacatttcgtttacgtgaagaaaaaaacaacgacGACGATGCTATTTACCTAAATGCTCCTGGAACCAGCACAAGCTTTGCGGATCATCAAAGTTCACGACGTCAAAGTCTTCCGATATGTAAACGTGCAAATCGAATATTGTGCCATTGTCGAAAAGATTCCATGCTGGTGTTCGTGGATCCAACGAAACAGCGCTACCGTCTTTGGTATTTGGAACTGGTGTGGTAGCTGGTCGACGGAAAAACGCTGATATGGCGAAGACGACTACTATTCGAATGACAACCGATTTGATAATCGCAAAGATTGATTCCCCCTCCGTTGGCTTCTGATTCGGCTGTGGATTTTGAGTTGCCACTTCCTAGAGacgacgacgaaaaaaaaaaacttaactCTTCGATAAAGtcgtttttgaaatgaaagacTTCAAGGAATTCACTCGGCCGTAACTAAGAAAAAATCATTGTGATATTGCTAACTGATGTGGGTCAAGGCTCTTCAGACCACTTTAAAAGTTCTTGTCGAACATATCAGGTGACTTTGAATTTTAaggatgaaaattgaaaatacttcTTACACCATTTGCAGCTTGAGACGGTACCAAACTAGATGATTCACTATAAACGGTTTCATTTTGGCCGGTActcatttttaatgtttttatgtCGTCACTCTGAtgttttcttcatacaaatctCTTTTCGCATAGTTTGAAGATAGtaaggaaaattcaaaataaaatagtttttgatCACTGACAACAAAACTGTTAATTCTTTCATTCACTTTCTATCTTTTCTATTTCAAAGCTTATCCTTTGAACTCGACTTTATTTTAACTTCTGCATTAAATAAAAGTGTTTACAAAGAATATGCGAATGGAgtttgcagttttttttttcgacattgATATGGTAGCGTTCACATTCTTGGCAAAGGTCAATCAGCTGATCTCAGACgcggtaaatttaaatttctttttttacatCTGGAATGTATGGATTGAATGATTCGATTCAATGTCGACCACTCGctttaatttctaaaaaaaatgtatttctaaTTTCAACTCTTccataatttattgattagtCAATTCAATTGTTTGGTTTTGCGATTATTTCTTTCTTGACGAAACGGTTGAAATTCAGGCGCGGTTAGTGCATCAGGAAAGTCTAAATCATTATTTATAATCACTGAACGTCTGTCTCTCATGAGTTTATAATGATTTAGACTTTCATAATGAACCAAGCCTGAATTTCAACCATCTTGTCAAGAAAGAGCTTGAAGAACAATAGTaaattacgtccttgtttggatttttaattttgccgAGCAGAGGTAGGTttgatgaattattgtgaagtcGCCATGACTCCTACCATAGCTACATATAGCTCAAATCAAAGAGGAAagtccaaagttttttttgaacactttagttttccgaattttccattttcatgtGACTTTTCCGAGCTTTTCACCAATGTTAGAAAGAAAGTTGAGTTTCAAAATGAGATAACTcgtgaaatataattttacaaGGAAACGATGTTGCGAGGATTTGTTCGCCATGAAATTCTCtacggaaatattttttttcaaattttttagtgaGCGGACCTGCGCCACGGCACAtgactaacgtagggccatgatctGCAGTCCtacagattttttgttt encodes the following:
- the LOC119082361 gene encoding cleft lip and palate transmembrane protein 1 homolog isoform X1, with product MSDRQNETVNNEADNLLVPQEAGAEVAEQNPHLNRQPTQLESFFAVTKSLIIRALVIYFISSFFRRPATTPVPNTKDGSAVSLDPRTPAWNLFDNGTIFDLHVYISEDFDVVNFDDPQSLCWFQEHLVFGDWWSGSNGDGSYTHECKIRASPKLQNNGTVYMHAYVTKFGMSPDPKTGSSFAGKKMGYIRRQLNKFKKIRFTKTHNLLTGETSRTEEEIRKSQIMSNEITSHWHPNLTLNLVTDETNWVRGSVPQPLDEYVTFDASGKTYYPILFANDYWNMLRDYQPINSTVKTLSLYVTFQPLSMFKWQLYAAQAMKGKWAGNILGDTFSTGEEPEEDQDSIKETLLETNPYLLGMTIMISILHSVFELLAFKNDIQFWNNRKSLEGLSVRSVFFGVFQSLIVLLYVLDSETNYMIRVSCFIGLGIEVWKIQKVVDVKLNKEDRLFGILPRISFTDKGSYVDSSTKVYDNLAFKYLGWLCFPLLIGYGVYSVYFNEHKGWYSFVLNMLYGFLLTFGFIMMTPQLFINYKMKSVAHLPWRMMSYKFLNTFIDDIFAFVIKMPTLYRLGCFRDDIVFFIFLYQRWIYKVDHKRVNEFGFSKEMEDEATKTVAILPPPADRDTSAEEVDRDASAEEADRDASAEEADRDASAEAAGRDASEEEADRDASAEEAGREASAEEAVKSDKDKKAD
- the LOC119082360 gene encoding protein transport protein Sec61 subunit beta, giving the protein MPVPASSTTVGSGTRSPSKLTAPRASAGGSNLKQRKTTTTTAARNRTTGTGSGGMWRFYTDDSPGIKVGPVPVLVMSLVFIASVFMLHIWGKYTRA
- the LOC119082361 gene encoding cleft lip and palate transmembrane protein 1 homolog isoform X2 codes for the protein MSTGQNETVYSESSSLVPSQAANGEVATQNPQPNQKPTEGESIFAIIKSVVIRIVVVFAISAFFRRPATTPVPNTKDGSAVSLDPRTPAWNLFDNGTIFDLHVYISEDFDVVNFDDPQSLCWFQEHLVFGDWWSGSNGDGSYTHECKIRASPKLQNNGTVYMHAYVTKFGMSPDPKTGSSFAGKKMGYIRRQLNKFKKIRFTKTHNLLTGETSRTEEEIRKSQIMSNEITSHWHPNLTLNLVTDETNWVRGSVPQPLDEYVTFDASGKTYYPILFANDYWNMLRDYQPINSTVKTLSLYVTFQPLSMFKWQLYAAQAMKGKWAGNILGDTFSTGEEPEEDQDSIKETLLETNPYLLGMTIMISILHSVFELLAFKNDIQFWNNRKSLEGLSVRSVFFGVFQSLIVLLYVLDSETNYMIRVSCFIGLGIEVWKIQKVVDVKLNKEDRLFGILPRISFTDKGSYVDSSTKVYDNLAFKYLGWLCFPLLIGYGVYSVYFNEHKGWYSFVLNMLYGFLLTFGFIMMTPQLFINYKMKSVAHLPWRMMSYKFLNTFIDDIFAFVIKMPTLYRLGCFRDDIVFFIFLYQRWIYKVDHKRVNEFGFSKEMEDEATKTVAILPPPADRDTSAEEVDRDASAEEADRDASAEEADRDASAEAAGRDASEEEADRDASAEEAGREASAEEAVKSDKDKKAD